A region from the Macrobrachium rosenbergii isolate ZJJX-2024 chromosome 32, ASM4041242v1, whole genome shotgun sequence genome encodes:
- the LOC136855576 gene encoding uncharacterized protein — MSLFQIYGYLLARKAYTGGHKDVKKLIFFSFRSTLVVLIPAFSEDVQSLSVFWDVSQDDEHLIANQLKSISAINWTQPVFFYAVPMVLLEKLQTLALRGVLGDGYLTPHRILICHLYSLASQPELEPRLPEGFELRRLRDEHGGIMYDHWKNNFSETTEAYKGFLRAFPSAGVFQTSGHCKGVADSQASNDHQRIQDDEHSAQGSNMVDSPVAWSHISPFNVLTNTYTLPKYRGQKLGLAVTLALAKVSIQETGFAAACVADDNYASIKLHESAGFTRQHPLGYQYFKSSLGTCFLDGPKDLCWRDNCGYVKLRR; from the exons ATGAGTCTCTTTCAGATCTACGGGTACCTGTTGGCCCGAAAAGCATACACGGGCGGCCACAAAGATGTAAAGAAActgattttcttctcttttcgcTCAACCCTGGTGGTCCTCATCCCGGCATTTTCAGAG GATGTCCAGAGTCTGTCCGTGTTCTGGGACGTCTCCCAAGATGACGAACACCTGATTGCCAACCAGCTGAAAAGTATTTCTGCAATCAACTGGACGCAGCCCGTTTTCTTCTACGCGGTTCCAATGGTTTTACTGGAAAAG CTACAAACGCTTGCTCTAAGGGGCGTTCTTGGAGACGGGTACCTGACACCTCACAGAATACTCATTTGTCATCTCTACTCGCTGGCTTCTCAGCCAGAACTTGAACCAAG GCTCCCAGAAGGATTCGAACTCAGAAGGCTCAGAGATGAACACGGCGGGATCATGTACGACCACTGGAAGAACAACTTCAGCGAGACAACAGAAGCCTACAAAGGATTTTTAAGAGCTTTCCCCAGCGCGGGCGTCTTCCAGACCAGTGGCCATTGCAAAGGTGTCGCGGACAGCCAAGCAAGCAACGACCATCAGCGAATTCAAGATGACGAACATTCGGCGCAGGGAAGCAACATGGTTGACTCACCGGTTGCATGGAGCCACATTTCCCCTTTCAATGTGCTGACAAACACTTACACGTTGCCCAAATACCGCGGTCAAAAACTGGGGCTTGCTGTTACCTTGGCCCTGGCTAAGGTTTCCATTCAAGAAACAGGTTTCGCAGCGGCCTGTGTAGCCGATGACAACTATGCTTCAATCAAACTGCATGAAAGCGCGGGGTTCACGAGACAGCATCCTCTCGGGTACCAGTATTTCAAAAGTTCCCTCGGCACCTGCTTCCTCGATGGTCCTAAAGACCTTTGCTGGAGAGACAACTGTGGATACGTAAAGCTTCGAAGATGA